TCCAATGACTCTTTTTACTTCCACCATGGCTGCCACCGCGGGTATGCTTACCATTACCACCACCGACCCCGCCATTATCAGATTTTCCGGCTATTCTCATCAACAACAGCCCTTCTCCGATAGGCAACAAATGACTATTCGATCTGCTCCACCGCCACGAGTCTTTCCAGTGCGCGTTATATCCCAACACGATCGTACTCTTTTCACGCCCGTTTCCCTGTATGGCGCTTAAAATCTGCTCATGATGCTCAAGATTACAATCGATAACCACGAGGTCAGCGTTTCGGTAGTAGTTTAGCAGCAGAGTTTCTGCGTCCCCAACAATAAAGTCAACTCGGCTTGCGTCTGATCCTAGTGCTTGTTTCGAGGATTGCAGCTCTTCTGTTTCTTTAAAAATGCTGATCACGTGCCCGCCGGTTTGCTCAGCTGCCTCCACAAGGCCTAGGGTGGTGGACCTGGCGCTGGCAGCACCTACAACCACCATGAGCTGCGCATTGTTTCCGGCTGCAATCGCGGAAATGAACTCTGCTATATCCGGCTCATTACCAATCTTACCCTGCAAGATTAAGTTTATGACAACGTAAGTAAAACTATCGACGTTCGTGAAGATATCCAATAATGTTAATGtcaaggcaaattggaaaataatctcatctttctgaaattgactgataataatcccaagtcagttattagccaataataatccgacctcatccaattttttttaaaatagtctgccgttaaaataagcttaacggagttaagtgtttttccgaattacaaaccgatgtttccgaatgaggatacgagtcgattgatgtaaaacttacctcgaaatggcttgaattttgttaattggaagttaaacacccgaattgaagcaccgttttcgtgggttaggggcagtatttcgaggtaagttttacatcaatcgactcgtatcctcgttctgatcaaaagccctaaaacatcggtttgtaattcggaaaaacacttaactccgttaagcttattttaacggcagactattttacaaaaaaaaaatggacgaggtcagattattattggctaataactgacttgggattattatcggccaatttcagaaagatgagattattattttccaatttgcctaatGTTAAAGATTGTTAAGAAGTGGTGATGAACATGAACTTACcattttcatggatttgatgtaGGCTTCAGTGGCATTTTCAGTTAACCAATAAGCCATCTTTCTTTGAGAACAATCTTGAAATTAT
Above is a window of Helianthus annuus cultivar XRQ/B chromosome 14, HanXRQr2.0-SUNRISE, whole genome shotgun sequence DNA encoding:
- the LOC110905055 gene encoding uncharacterized protein LOC110905055, whose amino-acid sequence is MAYWLTENATEAYIKSMKMGKIGNEPDIAEFISAIAAGNNAQLMVVVGAASARSTTLGLVEAAEQTGGHVISIFKETEELQSSKQALGSDASRVDFIVGDAETLLLNYYRNADLVVIDCNLEHHEQILSAIQGNGREKSTIVLGYNAHWKDSWRWSRSNSHLLPIGEGLLLMRIAGKSDNGGVGGGNGKHTRGGSHGGSKKSHWIVKVDDCTGEEHVFKVKSPGRRVAKT